Proteins co-encoded in one Actinobacillus succinogenes 130Z genomic window:
- the mfd gene encoding transcription-repair coupling factor: MTTKYFTLDIPTQSNDHKILGNVLAGADCLAIAEIAAQHKGLTVIVTQDSKSAVRLEKVLREITATEICLFPDWETLPYDAFSPHQEIISARLSALFYLQQANRGILLLPVTTLMQRVCPPSFLQQNVLLIKNGDRFNIERLRLQLENAGYRTVEQVLEPGEFAVRGSLLDLFPMGSPLPFRLDFFDDEIDSIRTFDVETQRTLAEIPQINLLPAHEFPTDSKGIEFFRARFRATFGEIRRDPEHIYQQVSKGTLVSGIEYWQPLFFEQMGTLFDYLPANSLLVESEQNAEQAIRFYADAEQRFESRKVDPMRPLLPPETLWLRADELNRHLKQYSRMTFKTEKVRSSVRRKNLPLVPLPPLQIQAQQKEPLQALRRFIESFDGKIVFSVETEGRRETLLDLLSPGKLKPKQIKRLEEAEEQHISLWISSLDHGFILESQSAVKIAVICETELLGDRVQQRRRDKRKTVNPDALIRNLAELKIGQPVVHLEHGVGRYGGLVTLENGGVKAEYLLLTYANDAKLYVPVAGLHLISRYVGGNEETAPLHKLGSDAWSKARRKAAEKIRDVAAELLDVYAQREAQKGFAFQYEREEFQAFSATFPFEETFDQALAINAVISDMCQPKAMDRLICGDVGFGKTEVAMRAAFLAVMNHKQVAVLVPTTLLAQQHYENFRDRFANLPVNVEVLSRFKTAKEQKRVLADLADGKVDILIGTHKLIQSDVKFHDLGLLIIDEEHRFGVRQKERIKQLRANIDILTLTATPIPRTLNMAMNGIRDLSIISTPPARRLTIKTFVRQQDDLTVREAILREILRGGQVYYLHNDVASIENCAEKLTALVPEARVTVGHGQMRERELERVMTDFYHQRFNVLVCSTIIETGIDVPTANTIIIERADNFGLAQLHQLRGRVGRSHHQAYAYLLTPPPKLMTKDALKRLEALESLDNLGAGFVLATHDLEIRGAGELLGSEQSGQIESIGFSLYMELLEAAVTAMKEGREPSLDELTQQQVEIDLRVSALLPEDYLGDVNMRLSFYKRIAGAENKTALDELKVELIDRFGLLPEAAQNLMRIAELRTLAKQLKIIKIDGTATGGFIEFNPTADIEPMKFLNLIQQQPAVFKFDGPTKFRFSHNLEQPKVRLEFVLNLLNSLSD, from the coding sequence ATGACAACGAAATATTTTACGCTTGATATTCCTACTCAATCGAATGATCACAAAATTCTCGGCAATGTACTGGCGGGGGCGGATTGTCTGGCTATTGCCGAAATCGCCGCACAGCACAAGGGGCTTACCGTCATCGTCACCCAAGACAGTAAAAGTGCGGTGCGTTTAGAGAAAGTTTTGCGTGAAATTACGGCAACCGAAATTTGTCTTTTCCCCGATTGGGAAACCCTGCCTTACGACGCGTTTTCTCCTCATCAGGAGATTATTTCCGCCCGTCTGAGTGCGTTATTTTATCTGCAACAGGCGAATCGGGGTATTCTGCTGTTGCCGGTTACCACCCTAATGCAACGCGTTTGCCCGCCGTCATTTTTGCAGCAGAATGTGCTACTGATTAAAAACGGTGACCGTTTCAATATCGAACGTCTGCGTTTGCAACTGGAAAATGCAGGCTATCGCACGGTGGAACAAGTGTTGGAACCCGGTGAATTTGCGGTGCGCGGATCATTGTTAGATCTTTTCCCCATGGGGAGTCCGTTGCCGTTCCGTTTGGATTTCTTTGACGATGAAATTGATTCTATCCGCACTTTTGATGTGGAAACCCAGCGTACTTTAGCGGAAATCCCTCAAATCAATTTGTTGCCTGCCCATGAATTTCCGACGGACAGCAAAGGTATTGAATTTTTCCGTGCCCGTTTTCGCGCGACCTTCGGTGAAATCCGACGGGATCCGGAACATATTTATCAACAGGTTTCGAAAGGTACGTTGGTATCGGGAATCGAATACTGGCAGCCGTTGTTTTTTGAGCAAATGGGTACATTGTTTGATTATCTGCCGGCGAACAGTTTACTGGTGGAGTCGGAACAAAACGCGGAACAGGCGATCCGTTTTTATGCGGATGCCGAACAACGTTTTGAAAGCCGTAAGGTGGATCCTATGCGCCCGCTTCTGCCGCCGGAAACCCTGTGGTTACGGGCGGACGAACTTAACCGCCATCTGAAACAATATTCCCGTATGACGTTTAAAACGGAAAAAGTGCGCTCGTCCGTGCGCCGGAAAAATCTCCCGCTTGTCCCTCTGCCCCCGCTGCAAATTCAGGCTCAGCAAAAAGAACCGTTGCAGGCGTTACGCCGATTTATCGAATCCTTTGACGGTAAAATCGTGTTTTCCGTGGAAACGGAAGGGAGACGGGAAACCCTTTTGGATTTGCTTTCGCCCGGCAAGCTTAAGCCGAAACAAATCAAACGGTTAGAGGAGGCGGAAGAGCAGCATATCAGTCTATGGATTAGTTCTCTTGATCACGGTTTTATTTTGGAATCTCAAAGTGCGGTTAAAATAGCCGTTATTTGTGAAACGGAATTATTGGGTGACAGAGTACAGCAGCGGCGTCGCGATAAACGCAAAACCGTAAATCCGGATGCCTTAATCCGTAATCTCGCCGAACTGAAAATCGGACAACCGGTAGTTCATCTCGAACATGGCGTCGGGCGTTACGGCGGACTGGTAACGTTGGAAAACGGCGGTGTTAAAGCGGAATATTTGCTATTAACTTATGCCAATGACGCCAAACTTTACGTGCCCGTCGCCGGTTTGCATTTAATCAGCCGTTATGTGGGCGGTAACGAAGAAACCGCGCCGTTGCACAAATTAGGCAGCGATGCTTGGTCAAAAGCACGCCGCAAGGCGGCTGAGAAAATTCGCGATGTAGCGGCGGAATTATTGGATGTTTATGCCCAACGGGAAGCGCAGAAAGGTTTCGCTTTCCAATATGAGCGCGAAGAATTCCAGGCTTTTAGCGCTACGTTTCCGTTTGAAGAAACTTTTGATCAGGCGTTGGCAATTAATGCCGTGATTTCCGATATGTGTCAGCCGAAAGCGATGGATCGCTTAATTTGCGGGGATGTGGGATTCGGTAAAACCGAAGTCGCCATGCGCGCCGCATTTTTAGCGGTGATGAATCACAAACAGGTTGCCGTGCTGGTACCGACGACTTTGCTGGCACAGCAACATTATGAAAATTTCCGCGATCGTTTTGCCAATCTTCCCGTTAACGTCGAAGTTCTGTCGCGTTTTAAAACGGCTAAAGAACAGAAAAGAGTATTAGCGGATCTTGCCGACGGCAAAGTGGATATTTTGATCGGTACGCATAAACTGATTCAATCCGATGTCAAATTCCACGATTTAGGTTTGTTGATTATTGATGAAGAACACCGTTTCGGCGTTCGACAAAAAGAACGAATCAAACAACTGCGCGCCAATATCGATATTCTCACGTTAACTGCCACGCCGATTCCGCGTACGCTGAATATGGCGATGAACGGAATTCGTGATTTATCCATTATTTCTACGCCGCCGGCGCGTCGGTTAACCATTAAAACCTTTGTGCGTCAGCAGGACGATCTCACCGTTCGCGAAGCGATTTTGCGCGAAATTTTGCGGGGCGGACAGGTTTATTATCTGCATAATGATGTGGCAAGTATTGAAAATTGTGCGGAAAAATTGACCGCACTTGTGCCGGAAGCACGCGTTACCGTAGGGCACGGACAAATGCGGGAACGGGAATTGGAACGGGTGATGACGGATTTTTATCATCAGCGTTTCAATGTGCTGGTCTGTTCTACCATTATCGAAACCGGCATTGATGTGCCTACCGCCAATACCATTATTATCGAACGGGCGGATAATTTCGGTTTGGCTCAATTACACCAATTACGCGGACGGGTAGGGCGTTCTCATCATCAGGCATACGCCTATTTGCTGACGCCGCCGCCGAAATTGATGACCAAAGACGCGCTGAAACGTTTGGAAGCGTTGGAAAGTCTGGATAATCTCGGGGCCGGCTTCGTTTTGGCTACGCATGATTTAGAAATCCGCGGTGCGGGCGAATTACTGGGTTCCGAGCAGAGCGGGCAGATTGAAAGTATCGGTTTCTCATTATACATGGAATTATTGGAAGCCGCCGTGACGGCGATGAAAGAAGGACGCGAACCTAGTCTGGACGAACTCACGCAACAGCAGGTAGAAATTGATTTACGGGTGTCGGCGTTATTACCGGAAGATTATCTGGGCGATGTCAATATGCGCTTGTCCTTTTATAAACGCATTGCCGGGGCGGAAAATAAAACGGCTTTGGACGAGTTAAAAGTAGAATTAATCGATCGTTTCGGTTTGTTGCCGGAGGCGGCCCAAAATCTGATGCGGATTGCGGAATTACGCACTTTGGCAAAACAGCTTAAAATTATCAAAATTGACGGCACGGCAACCGGCGGCTTTATTGAATTTAACCCGACGGCGGATATTGAACCGATGAAATTCCTGAATCTTATTCAGCAACAACCGGCAGTGTTTAAATTTGACGGACCGACCAAATTCCGTTTTTCCCACAATTTAGAACAACCGAAAGTACGGTTGGAATTTGTATTAAATTTATTGAATTCATTATCGGATTAG
- a CDS encoding LTA synthase family protein — protein MSLASIIFVIWILFAYFQLILHFHRLKMMNAFIPRDVRRSVQYQSALSRMLKRGAQFDAKVIAIILAPFFLFGAASFSFLSVNSTALIWSMYVFVFAFALIGIVVGNFYYFKTYNNYYDMFMFGLMEDDTQAVLKNIYDDYPVITGFSAVFALAFIPGWLTHYALINWQPDLNPWWSSLLFIGTLCILVFFARGTIHSTPLGKNHAQVASLAVINKLVPNGVIAMEWAFGDRKRNIRFEPVDLSEGKALMQRVFGTESLIDRTPHNDALAALKPNVFLAVMESFGTNYLLSDDPQSNDLLGNFRPHFERDMVFKRFISDYDGTAPTLASLYFYSPIQNISQSSAQQTALPYSPFLTYKRQGYRTIFITSGGMMWRNFGNYLPLQGVDELYDQNDIIEAFPEAKSSLSYWGIADEYALALAEKLLREAQEPLFINFLSITNHPPYDVPPHYQAKRINPAVLDGKFGSEQENRKSLTTYQYANNALGDFITNLNKSENGKNTVVAVTGDHHVRCVRFEAPKENFMAKGVPFYLRVPEAVKYAVPLRFEPNRLGSHKDIMPTLYALSLSDAEYWNLGGRNLLAQQDDEKYAFAVNESLWADADGVVEGVADSGFQFPWQNATALYPDNLWVNPPVPLPESKRQHIQAYRKLLHWQINYLVAGEK, from the coding sequence TTGTCTCTCGCAAGCATCATTTTCGTTATCTGGATCTTATTCGCTTATTTTCAATTGATTCTCCATTTTCACCGCCTGAAAATGATGAATGCCTTTATTCCCCGTGATGTTCGACGCAGCGTACAATATCAATCCGCGCTTAGTCGCATGCTGAAACGCGGCGCACAATTCGACGCTAAAGTTATCGCGATTATACTGGCACCGTTTTTTCTGTTCGGTGCGGCATCTTTCTCGTTTTTAAGCGTAAATTCGACCGCACTTATTTGGTCTATGTACGTTTTTGTTTTCGCTTTTGCGCTTATCGGTATTGTAGTCGGTAATTTCTATTACTTTAAAACCTACAATAATTATTACGACATGTTTATGTTCGGTTTGATGGAAGACGATACGCAGGCGGTGCTGAAAAATATTTATGACGATTATCCCGTTATTACCGGCTTTTCGGCTGTTTTTGCGTTAGCGTTCATTCCCGGTTGGTTGACGCATTATGCCTTGATAAATTGGCAGCCCGATCTCAACCCGTGGTGGTCGTCTCTATTGTTTATCGGTACCTTATGCATTCTCGTTTTTTTTGCCCGAGGCACGATTCATTCTACGCCGTTGGGTAAGAATCATGCACAAGTAGCGTCGCTCGCCGTCATTAACAAGCTGGTTCCTAACGGGGTGATTGCCATGGAATGGGCGTTTGGCGACCGCAAACGTAATATTCGTTTCGAGCCGGTAGATTTGAGCGAAGGAAAAGCGTTGATGCAACGGGTTTTCGGCACCGAATCCTTAATTGACCGCACGCCGCACAACGACGCTCTCGCCGCTTTGAAACCTAACGTATTTCTTGCCGTAATGGAAAGTTTCGGCACCAATTATTTGCTTTCGGACGATCCTCAATCCAATGATTTACTGGGTAATTTTAGACCGCACTTTGAACGCGACATGGTGTTCAAACGGTTTATTTCCGATTACGACGGTACTGCCCCAACCTTAGCTTCTTTGTATTTTTATAGTCCGATTCAAAATATCAGCCAATCTTCCGCACAACAAACCGCATTACCGTACAGTCCGTTTTTAACCTATAAACGGCAAGGCTACCGCACGATTTTTATTACCTCCGGCGGCATGATGTGGCGTAATTTCGGTAATTATCTGCCGTTACAGGGGGTGGACGAACTGTACGATCAAAACGACATTATTGAAGCGTTTCCCGAAGCTAAGTCTTCGCTGTCTTACTGGGGAATCGCCGACGAATATGCGCTGGCGCTGGCGGAAAAATTACTGAGGGAAGCGCAGGAACCGCTGTTTATTAATTTCTTAAGTATCACTAATCATCCGCCTTACGACGTACCGCCCCACTATCAGGCGAAGCGGATTAATCCCGCTGTGCTGGACGGTAAATTCGGTTCCGAACAGGAAAACCGTAAATCCTTGACGACCTATCAATACGCCAACAACGCTTTAGGTGATTTCATTACCAATCTGAACAAATCGGAAAACGGAAAAAATACCGTTGTTGCCGTGACCGGCGATCATCACGTACGTTGCGTACGTTTTGAGGCGCCGAAAGAAAACTTTATGGCGAAAGGCGTGCCGTTTTACCTGCGCGTGCCGGAGGCGGTAAAATATGCGGTACCCCTCCGCTTCGAACCGAACCGGCTCGGTTCCCACAAAGACATTATGCCGACGTTGTACGCATTAAGTTTGTCCGACGCGGAATACTGGAATTTAGGCGGGCGCAATTTATTGGCGCAGCAGGATGACGAAAAATATGCATTCGCCGTTAACGAAAGTCTGTGGGCGGATGCGGACGGCGTCGTGGAAGGCGTGGCGGACAGCGGATTCCAATTTCCATGGCAAAATGCGACCGCACTTTATCCGGATAATTTATGGGTGAATCCGCCGGTTCCGCTGCCGGAAAGTAAACGGCAGCATATTCAGGCTTACCGAAAATTACTGCATTGGCAAATCAATTATTTAGTCGCCGGCGAAAAATAA
- the raiA gene encoding ribosome-associated translation inhibitor RaiA has translation MTLNIASKQMDITPAIRSHIEERLAKLEKWQTQLINPHFVLSKLPQGFGVEATIGTPFGNLFATAESDDMYVAINNVEEKLEKQLNKLQHKGEARRADERLKDSFR, from the coding sequence ATGACACTTAATATCGCAAGCAAACAAATGGACATCACCCCTGCAATCCGTTCTCATATTGAAGAACGTCTCGCAAAATTAGAAAAATGGCAAACGCAGTTAATCAATCCCCACTTTGTATTGAGTAAACTACCGCAGGGTTTCGGGGTGGAAGCGACAATCGGCACGCCGTTCGGTAATTTATTTGCCACCGCAGAATCCGACGATATGTATGTCGCCATCAATAATGTAGAAGAAAAATTAGAAAAACAGCTGAATAAACTACAGCATAAAGGGGAAGCCCGTCGTGCGGATGAACGTTTAAAAGATTCTTTCAGATAG